GCAAGTCCTGCCATAGCTTCTCCTTGACTTCCTGTAGTTATTATAGTTATTTCATCATTATTATAATTTTCCATTTCATCAATACTTATCTTATAACCATCAGGTATATTTAAATATCCAAGCTCTATAGCAACAGCTGATACATTCTCCATACTACGCCCACTAAATACAACCTTTCTATTATTAGATACAGATGCATTAACAATCTGCTGCATTCTATGTATATTAGATGCAAATGTCGCAACTATTATCCTTCCTATTCTACTATTAAAGATTCTATCTAATGTTTCTCCTATAGTTTTTTCAGATAACGAATGTCCTTTTCTTTCTACATTTGTGCTATCGGCTAGTAACAATAATACTCCTTTTTTACCTATCTTAGATATACTCTCTAAATCCATTCTTCTACCATCTATAGGAGTGTAATCAACTTTAAAATCTCCCGTGTGAAGTATTACTCCTATTGGTGAATTTATACAAATAGCACATGCATCTGCAATACTATGTGTTACACTTATAAATTCAATTTTAAAATATTCCAACTGAACTAACTGTTTATCTTCTACTGAATTTAAATCACATATATCTAATATATTATGTTCTCTTAACTTATTTTCAATTAGGCCTATAGTTAATTTAGTTCCGTATACAGGCATATTTATTTGCTTTAATATGTATGGAATAGCCCCAATATGATCTTCATGCCCATGGGTAACAAACATACCTTTAACCTTATCTTTATTTTCTATTAAATAAGATATATCAGGAATTAATAAATCTACACCATACATATCTTCATCTGGAAATGATAAACCTCCATCTATAATAATTATTTCATTTTTATACTCTATCGCTGTTATATTTTTCCCTATTTCTCCGAGTCCACCTAATGGAATAACTTTTAGTTTGTCTATATTTGATTTGATTGAACCTTCCATATTTAAAACACCTCTCTAACTATTTCTTCTATTTACATTTATTATGCATATTTTTCACATCTATTAGTCTCTTCTTTTATAAATATTGTGATACTATTTATAATTTATTTAATTTAAAACTGTTGACAGAGTTATAACTTTATTGTATCATTGATTTATAGATAATAATAGTAATGATTACTATTTTTAATTTTAAGGAGGAATATATAATGAAAAAATTTGTTTGTACAGTATGTGGATATATACATGAGGGAGAAACTGCTCCAGAAATCTGTCCAGTTTGTAAAGTTGGATCTGATAAGTTTAATGAAATGTCAGGAGAAATGGTTTGGGCTGACGAACATAGAATAGGTGTTGCTCAAGGCATAGATGCTGAAATAGTTGAAGGTTTAAGAGCTAACTTCGTTGGAGAATGTACAGAAGTTGGTATGTATTTAGCTATGAGCCGTCAAGCTGATAGAGAAGGTTTCCCAGAGGTTGCTGAAGCTTATAAAAGAATAGCATTTGAAGAAGCTGAGCATGCAGCTAAATTCGCTGAATTATTAGGAGAAGTTGTTGTTGCTGATACTCAAGCCAACTTAAAAGCTAGAGTTGAAGCTGAATACGGTGCAACTGAAGGAAAATTAAAAATAGCTAAAAGAGCTAAAGAGTTAGGACTTGATGCTATACATGATACAGTTCATGAAATGTGTAAAGATGAAGCTAGACATGGTAAAGCATTCTTAGGCCTACTAGAAAGACACTTTACTAAATAATATTTTATTGCCATTTCTCAATTCACATAATCCTAGAGTAGCTTATTTATTAGGCTACTCTATTTTATTATTTTTAATTTTAGTTTATAATATAATTTGATTATAAATTAACTCTTTAGGGTATATTTATGATAAAAACAATGATAAGCAGGTGGTATTTTGAAATTTTCAAAACAAAGAGAACTTATACTAAACGCCGTTAAGGACAACACGGTTCACCCTACTGCAGATTTTATATATGATTATCTAAAAAAGGATAATCCAAACTTAAGTTTAGGTACCGTTTATAGAAACTTATCTCAACTTGTAAATCACGGTTATATTCAAAAAGTTAGTATGCCTGGTCTTCCAGATCGATTTGATGCTAACGTAATAGAACACAATCATATGATTTGCGACGTTTGTGGAAACATACAAGACATTCATTCAGATATATTAAAGAATATTCCTTCAGCTATTTCTAACGAACTCGATATAGAAATTACATCTTGTACTGTTATACTTCATGGTATTTGTAAAAATTGTAAATAAGATTTTATAATAATAGGCACTGTATAGTGCCTTATTATATTTTACAATCCAATCATTTTATTATATAATGAATTATCGTAGTTTTTATAAATATATTTATATATATATAAGGAGGTTTTTATGGGTATTAAAATAATTACAGATAGTACATCTTACATACCTGCTGAATACATAGAAAAATTTGATATAAAGGTAGTCTCTCTTAATGTTTTTATGGATAATGAAAGTTTCCGTGAGTTGGACTTAGATAATAAAACTTTCTATACTAAAATGGATGCTTTATCTGAGATACCTAAATCATCTCAACCCGTTCCAGATGAAATGTTAAATGTATTTAAAAGTATAGTGGAAAATGGTGATTCTATTTTAGGAATTTTTCTATCTTCAAATATGAGTGGTACATATTCTAGTGCTAACCTAATAAAAAATATGATTTTAGAAGACTACCCTAATGCAGATATTAATATAATAGATTCAAAGACAAACTGTATGCAAATGGGATTTGCAGCTATCGAAGCTGCGCGTTTAGCAATTGATGGTAAATCTATGGATGAAGTTATAGATAGAACAAATAAAGTTTTATCTAATAGTAAATTTATATTCTCTCCTGATACTCTAGATTATTTAAAAAAAGGAGGCAGAATAGGAAGTGCTTCTGCTCTTTTAGGTTCTATATTGCAAATAAAGCCTATTTTAACAGTTACAGATGGTACCACTTCTGTATTTACAAAAGTGAGAACCAGAAAAAAAGCTATAGATAAGTTAGTATCTACATTTTTTGAAGAAATTGATAATAAAGGTCTTGGAGATGTGATAGTCCACCATATAAATTGTGAAGAAGAAGGTCTTCAACTTGCTAGTTATTTAGAAAAAAAATTAAATACTACAGTTAAAATACAATCAATAGGTCCTGTAATAGGTCTTCATGTTGGTCCTGGAAGTATTGGTATAGCTTTTTATACAAATATAGACTAAAAAATAAAAGCCCTAGGAAAATTTCTAAGGCTTTTTATATATTATCTTTCTATTATATACTGTCATCAACTACATTTTCAGATATATATGCAGCAACATATAATCCGTACATTAATACTAATAAAACTGCAGTTATTAAAACTATAGTCATATCCTCTCACTTCCTTCTTAACTCTAATTGTAGTTTTTCAATGTGAAATCTATATGATTTTGATATGTTTTTTGAATTAATTATTTTTCCTAAATTAAAACTACATATTATTCATTTGAATTTTATACATATAATTATTATTTACCTTATATATGTTATATCATTAATTAAGATTTTCACAGTTACATTATTGTAATATTTTTCTATTTTACAAATTTAAGCTAATATATGTAATGTTTTTTATAAGTCTTGATATGCTTTTAACATTTCTAAAACCTCTTTATTTTCTTGAAAAAAATCAATTAAATTATTTATTTTTACTAAAGTTTCTAAACTTATCGTATGTTCTATTTTTTCCGTTTCTTCATGCAAATATTCATCCAATCCAATTAATTTTAAAAATTTGTATATAGTATTATGTCTTTCTAAAAATTTTTTTCCCATGTCTTCCCCTAAATCACTCAAATTTATTGCTCCATAAAGTTCATGTGTTAATAAATTTTTTTCCTGTAATTTTCTTACCATATTGCTTACAGACGATGGTTTTATATTTAAAGCTTTTGATAAATCTTTTATTTTTACGTTTTCATTTTCACTTTTCAATCTATAAATCATTTCAATATAATCTTCTTCATTAGGACTTAAACTATTATCTTTCATATATTCTTTAAATGTATAAAACTCATTAAGATCCTTCAAACTTTCTCCTCCTAAATCTAATCTCATATCTACTATATTAGATTTTCATGTAATATATTCTAAATTAATGTAACATCCTCATAAAATTTTTCATAATATTTATTGTAAGAAATTTAGCTTAAGCTAAAATTTTTTCTTACTTTATTTAAATGGAGGTATTTTTATGGTAAAGCTTACTGATGTAGATATTTGTAGCACCGTTAAGGTAGAAGGACTTTTATCAGAAGGTTACCTAAGAGAGCGAATGTTAGCGCTTGGTTTAACTAATGGTGCTTTAATAGATGTCGTTAGACGTGGTCCTAAAGATAATTTAACTGTATATAATATACGAGGTGCTATGATTGCACTTAGGAAAGAAGAAGGTCAAAAAATTTTAGTTTCATATATATAACCTTAAATTAAAAGAAGGGGGGATAAAATTATGGGGTTAACTTATAATTCAACTAAGATAAAATCATTAAAAGATATGTTTAATATAGATAAAAAAGATAATCAATATATAATAGCACTTGCTGGAAATCCTAATACAGGAAAAAGCACTGTATTTAATTATTTAACTGGGCTTAAGCAACATACAGGAAATTGGCCGGGTAAAACAGTATGTACAGCTCGAGGAGACTTTAAATATAATTCAAAAGATTTTGCTTTAATTGATTTACCAGGTACTTATTCATTATTTGCTGCATCCCAAGAAGAAATAGTAGCTCGCGATTTCACTTGTTTTGGAAATCCAGATGCAGTTATTGTAGTAGCTGATGCTACTTCCTTAGAGCGTAATTTAAACTTAGCTTTTCAAATAATGGAACTTACAAATAATGTTATACTTTGTATAAATCTAGTTGATGAAGCAAGAAAAAAAGGTATTTTTATAAATAAAGAAATTATAGAAAATAAACTTGGAATTCCGGTTGTTTTAACATCAGCTAGAAACGGTGAAGGTATGGATAATTTACTTGAAACTTTAGATTTAGTCGTAACCAACTCTTATCATTATAATAATAAAGTAATAAAATATGATGAAAACATAGAAAATCTATTAAAAATTATAGAAGACGATTTATCCTCAAGTATACCTTATATAAACTCTAGATGGCTAGGTCTTAGGTTAATCGATGGAGATACTAGTATATATGAATCTATGAGTAATTATATAAGCGGAGATTACAAAACTGAAATAGATAAAATCAAGGCAAAGCTACCAGATAATATTAACAAAATTTCAATAAGAGATTCTATGAGTATGAATATGTATGAATATGCAAAAGAACTTTATGATAAAAGTGTTATCATACAAAATAAAAGCAAATTCCATAGGGATGAAAAAATAGATAAAATAATTACATCTAAAATACTCGGACTACCGTTAATGCTTTTAATGCTTTGTATAATTCTTTGGATTACTATTGAAGGTGCCAATGTACCATCAAATCTTCTATCTAATTTACTATTCAAATTTGAACCTATTTTGTATAGTCTTTTATCATCTATTCATTGTCCTTTGTGGTTAAACGAAATGATTAGTTTTGGAATGTATAGAACTCTTGCATGGGTTATTTCAGTTATGCTTCCTCCTATGGCAATATTTTTTCCACTTTTCACTCTTCTTGAAGACTTTGGATACTTACCTAGAGTGGCCTTCAACCTAGATCATATGTTTAAAAAAGCTTGTTGCCACGGTAAACAATGTTTAACTATGTGCATGGGATTTGGATGTAATGCAGCAGGTGTTATAGGATGTAGAATCATAGATTCTCCTCGAGAAAGGTTAATTGCTATACTTACAAATAACTTTGTACCTTGTAATGGGCGTTTCCCTACATTAATAGCTATAGCTACAATTTTTTTCACATATTTTATCAAAAACTCTTTTGTGAGTAGTACTATTGTTGCCCTTTGTATAGCACTTTGTATAATATTTGGAATTGTAACCACTCTATTAGTTTCTTATATTTTATCTAAAACACTATTGAAAGGAGTTCCTTCAACTTTTACATTAGAACTTCCACCTTATAGAACACCAAAAATTGGTAGAGTTATATATACATCTATAATAGATAGAACTATTTTCGTATTAGGTAGAGCTGTAGTAGTTGCAATACCTGCAGGTCTTATTACATGGGTATTTGCAAATATTTATATAGGTGATATGAGTGTATTATCACACGTAGCAAGCTTTTTAGATCCAATCGCAAGCTTCATTGGACTTGATGGGTTTATATTACTTGCATTCATTTTAGGATTCCCTGCAAACGAGATTGTAATCCCAATACTATTAATGTCTTATTTGGCAACAGGTTCCATGATTGAATTTGATAGTTTAAATGCGCTTGGAGAGGTTTTGAAGGATAATGGATGGACTTATTTAACTGCCATAAATACAATGCTATTTAGCCTTTTACATTGGCCTTGTGCAACAACACTATGGACAATAAAAAAGGAAACACAAAGTCTTAAATGGACTGCAGTTGGATTTTTAATGCCTACTCTAGTTGCGTTTATAGTATGTTTTTCAACAACTTGTATATTTAATTTATTTGGCTTAGCTTAATTTATTAAAAAGACTGTTTCAAATTAATTTGAAACAGTCTTTTTATATATCACAACAAACTATACCTATTATGCCAGGTCCTGTATGTGAGCATATACTTGAACTAACATTTTCAACTATTATTTTGCTCACCTCGAATTCTTCTTCTATTTTTTCTTTAAATGAAATAAGCTCAAGTTCATTATCTCCATAAGTAAGCATTACTCTTTTTTTGCTTAAATCATTTCCTATATTTTCTTTTATTGTATTTATTATTTTATTTAAAACTTGTTTTTTACCTCTTACTTGTCCTACAGACTTTACAATACCTTCTTCTACAGAAAGGATAGGCTTTATATTTAACATATTTCCTATAGTTGCCTTTGCTAAAGACAGCCTTCCACCCTTTTGCAAATAATCTAATGTATCTACAGTAAAAAATATTTTTATACTTTTCTTAACTTCTTCTAGATGATTGATTATATTAGATACAGTTTCTCCATTTTCAATCATTTCTGCTGCTGATAAAACAAAGCAAGAGCTACCTATAGATAAATTTTTTGTATCAAATATATATATATCTCCATCTAAGTCGTTTTTTGCCATAGTTGCACTTTGCAGTGTCCCTGATGCAGCTGATGACCCTCCTATATAAAGTATCTCTTTACCTTGACTTATATATTTTTTAAAAGTATCTAAAAATTGTATATATGTACATTGAGATGTTTTAGGCATATTTTCACTATTTCTTAACATTTTGTAAAACTCTTCTTTACTTAAATCAACTCCATCAATGTACTCTTTATTGTCAAATATAACAGTTAATGGAACTACATGTATATCATATTTATTTATCAATTCTTTGGGTATATCCGACAAACTGTCACATACCAATTTTATATTACTCATTTAAATTCCTCCAAAACTAGAACTTTACAAGTACAATACTTTCTTGTGTTATGTTTTAATATAATAACAAAGTATTATCACCTGGTATTAATTATAATATCACATATGTTTTTTTATTTCTACTATAAATATTACTATTAATTCCAAACTTTTAAAATCTATCATTCTTCACACATATTATGAATTTATATGAAAATACTAATAATAGGAGGTGGTAATTATGTTTTTATCTAAAGAAAATTTATTTGATAAGGCAAAAGAGAGCAAATATTTACCAAATTTTATTTTAGCACTGTTATTAGCTTGGTTATTTATGTCTATCGGTATGAGATTAGGAGTTTTTGTAGGTCCAATAATATATAAACCTATTTCTTCACTAATTTCAAACTTAAGCTTAAATTTTAATCTCATACAATCAATTGTTCTAAACATATCACTAACGTTAAGTGTGATATTACTTATTTTTTTATGGGTAAGATTTGTAGAAAAACGAAAATTTTCTTCTATAGGTTTTGATAGTAACAATTTCATTTTGAAGTATATATTAGGATTTATAATAGGAATTTTAATGATGTCTGCAACTGTAGCTTTATTGTATTTTTTCGGTTTAATCACTATTGAAAATAATGCAAGTCACATAATAGGCAATTTTGTATTAAGTAGCATTTTGCTTGCAATACCTGCATGGATGATCCAAAGTGCAATGGAGGAAATACTTGTTAGAGGTTGGCTTATGAATGTATTAGGTGCTAAATACACACCTATAATTGGATTAGTGGTATCTGCAGTATTTTTTGGGCTTATTCATTTAGAAAACCCTGGGATATCATTTGTTGCTATACTTAATATAATTTTAGTTGGATTATTTTTAGGTCTATGCGTAATAAAAACAAATAATTTATGGGTTGTATGTGGAATTCATGCAGCTTGGAATTTTTCACAAGGAAATATTTATGAGTTTGAAGTTAGTGGAAGTAAATCTGTAGCAGGTTCTATTTTTAACTTTAAATTAAGGGGAAGTGAACTTATGTCAGGAGGAACTTTTGGCCCAGAGGCCGGATTGTGCGCTACTATAGTTTTACTTATTTGTACTATTATAATAGCCCTTATCTTAAAAAATAAAAATACCTCAATTGATTAAATTATATATTCTATAAAAAAACCTCCTTTTAAAATAAAAGAAGGTTTTTTATATTTTTATTTCATGCTTTCTCTCTTCTTTTTATCTAAATAACTAACTGCATTAAGCGCAGCTATTTGCCCCTGACCTGCTGATTTTAAATATTGATATGGCTTACCTGCACAATCTCCACAAGCATAGCATCCTGGTATATTAGTTTCCATATTTATATTAACTTTTATATGTACTCCTTCAGTTTCTATTCCTGGTACTAAAGCCTTTGGAGAAGCACTATCTTTCATAACAAATACACCATCAACATCTAATTCTTGATTTCTAAGCTTCAATTTATTAACTAAATTATCACCTTGTATCTCAAGTGGAAAGTCTTTTATAACATCTATATTTTCATTTAAATTAAGTTCATTTTTATGCATAGGTATAAAATATGTTTTAGCCGTAATTTCACTCAAGAAATTTGCATCTTCTTCAGCCTCATGATTATAACCTATTACTGCAACATTTTTATCCCTATATAATGGTGCATCGCAAGTTGCGCAATATCCTACACCTTTTCCTAAAAATTCTTCTTCACCTTTTATAGGCTTTCCATATTCAACACCTGTTGCTATTATAACAGTGCTAGCTTCAACCATTTCATCTCCAGCCATTAATGTAAAATACTCTCCCATAGCATATACATTATTTATTTTTAACTTAGTAATTTCAATATTCATATCTTCTAAATGTTGTTTAAATTTATCCTTTAAATCATTTCCACTTATATCATAAAATCCTAAGTAATTATCTATTGATGGAGCTTTAACTAATTTAGCACTTAAATCATCATTTCCAAATAAAATTACTTTTTTATTTCTTATCGTTCCATTTATCGCTGCAGATATTCCTGCTGGACCGCTTCCTATTACAGCTATATCATATCTCATTAAATACACCTTCTTTCAAATTATTTACCCATTAAATATATGTAATTTAGGGTGCTAATATAACTTAGCACCCTAATAAGTCTAATCATTTAATAAACTTTATAAATGAGCTTCTACTTTAGCTTTTAAACTTTCTTTTGGCATAAATCCAACTAATTTATCAACTACTTTACCATCTTTAAATATCATCATAGTTGGAACTGTTGATATTCCAAATTTTTGAGCTAATTCTAAACTTTCATCTATATCAACCTTTACAAATTTAGCATTATTTAATTCTTCTGAAACACTTTCAAATACTGGAGCTAACATTTTGCAAGGTCCACACCATGTTGCAAAAAAGTCTACAACTACAACACCTTGATTGTCTTCTACTGCACCTCTAAAATTCCCTGTATTTATTATTTTAGCCATAATATTTTCCTCCTAATATATCTATATATTTATTTTAATTTTTACTATTTAATTCTTTATTATATTATATTTTATAAAGAACTTTTATTCTGTAACTTTATCACATTTCTGTAAATTAATTACTCTTATTAAGATATTCTAATTATACCCATACACTGTTTTCTAAATCAATTATTTTTTAGCTTTTTCGGTAAAATTATATTAAATTCTGTGCCCTCATTTAGTTTAGAATAAACTTTTATATTTCCTTTTAAACTCTTTACAATCATATTGGCAATACTAAGACCTATTCCCGATCCATCAATTCCACTTTCTCTTACAGCATCACTTCTAAAAAATCTATCAAAAACTAAATTTATATCTTTTTCATCAATTCCTATTCCACTATCTCTTATAGATATGATGCATATATTTTCTTTATTGTTTACACTTATATTTATATTGTCACCTTCATTTGTATATTTAAATGCATTATCAATAAAAATTATTAATAGCTGTCTTAACTTGCATTTATCACTTACTATAAAAGGATTATTTCCATTAAAACTGTAACTAAATTTCTTTTCATGTATATCT
The nucleotide sequence above comes from Paraclostridium bifermentans. Encoded proteins:
- a CDS encoding FeoA family protein, translating into MVKLTDVDICSTVKVEGLLSEGYLRERMLALGLTNGALIDVVRRGPKDNLTVYNIRGAMIALRKEEGQKILVSYI
- a CDS encoding CPBP family intramembrane glutamic endopeptidase, with the protein product MFLSKENLFDKAKESKYLPNFILALLLAWLFMSIGMRLGVFVGPIIYKPISSLISNLSLNFNLIQSIVLNISLTLSVILLIFLWVRFVEKRKFSSIGFDSNNFILKYILGFIIGILMMSATVALLYFFGLITIENNASHIIGNFVLSSILLAIPAWMIQSAMEEILVRGWLMNVLGAKYTPIIGLVVSAVFFGLIHLENPGISFVAILNIILVGLFLGLCVIKTNNLWVVCGIHAAWNFSQGNIYEFEVSGSKSVAGSIFNFKLRGSELMSGGTFGPEAGLCATIVLLICTIIIALILKNKNTSID
- a CDS encoding NAD(P)/FAD-dependent oxidoreductase — its product is MRYDIAVIGSGPAGISAAINGTIRNKKVILFGNDDLSAKLVKAPSIDNYLGFYDISGNDLKDKFKQHLEDMNIEITKLKINNVYAMGEYFTLMAGDEMVEASTVIIATGVEYGKPIKGEEEFLGKGVGYCATCDAPLYRDKNVAVIGYNHEAEEDANFLSEITAKTYFIPMHKNELNLNENIDVIKDFPLEIQGDNLVNKLKLRNQELDVDGVFVMKDSASPKALVPGIETEGVHIKVNINMETNIPGCYACGDCAGKPYQYLKSAGQGQIAALNAVSYLDKKKRESMK
- a CDS encoding ribonuclease J, which produces MEGSIKSNIDKLKVIPLGGLGEIGKNITAIEYKNEIIIIDGGLSFPDEDMYGVDLLIPDISYLIENKDKVKGMFVTHGHEDHIGAIPYILKQINMPVYGTKLTIGLIENKLREHNILDICDLNSVEDKQLVQLEYFKIEFISVTHSIADACAICINSPIGVILHTGDFKVDYTPIDGRRMDLESISKIGKKGVLLLLADSTNVERKGHSLSEKTIGETLDRIFNSRIGRIIVATFASNIHRMQQIVNASVSNNRKVVFSGRSMENVSAVAIELGYLNIPDGYKISIDEMENYNNDEITIITTGSQGEAMAGLARIAFDTHKKIKIKNNDLFIISASPIPGNDKLISKVINQLYRKGAEVIYKDLEAVHVSGHAYQEELKLIHTLVHPKFFMPVHGEYRHLVHHKNLAAKLGMKKENIFILDNGEVLELNKKVAKKNGKVRVGTVYVDGIGVGDVGNIVLRDRKYLAENGMMTIVIGIDKESKSIVAGPDIITRGFIYAREATDLIDDVKAIVLNEVEKCLENDVLEWSVMKSRVKKAVDRHLYIKLKRGTSIFPIIVEV
- the feoB gene encoding ferrous iron transport protein B is translated as MGLTYNSTKIKSLKDMFNIDKKDNQYIIALAGNPNTGKSTVFNYLTGLKQHTGNWPGKTVCTARGDFKYNSKDFALIDLPGTYSLFAASQEEIVARDFTCFGNPDAVIVVADATSLERNLNLAFQIMELTNNVILCINLVDEARKKGIFINKEIIENKLGIPVVLTSARNGEGMDNLLETLDLVVTNSYHYNNKVIKYDENIENLLKIIEDDLSSSIPYINSRWLGLRLIDGDTSIYESMSNYISGDYKTEIDKIKAKLPDNINKISIRDSMSMNMYEYAKELYDKSVIIQNKSKFHRDEKIDKIITSKILGLPLMLLMLCIILWITIEGANVPSNLLSNLLFKFEPILYSLLSSIHCPLWLNEMISFGMYRTLAWVISVMLPPMAIFFPLFTLLEDFGYLPRVAFNLDHMFKKACCHGKQCLTMCMGFGCNAAGVIGCRIIDSPRERLIAILTNNFVPCNGRFPTLIAIATIFFTYFIKNSFVSSTIVALCIALCIIFGIVTTLLVSYILSKTLLKGVPSTFTLELPPYRTPKIGRVIYTSIIDRTIFVLGRAVVVAIPAGLITWVFANIYIGDMSVLSHVASFLDPIASFIGLDGFILLAFILGFPANEIVIPILLMSYLATGSMIEFDSLNALGEVLKDNGWTYLTAINTMLFSLLHWPCATTLWTIKKETQSLKWTAVGFLMPTLVAFIVCFSTTCIFNLFGLA
- a CDS encoding DegV family protein, translating into MSNIKLVCDSLSDIPKELINKYDIHVVPLTVIFDNKEYIDGVDLSKEEFYKMLRNSENMPKTSQCTYIQFLDTFKKYISQGKEILYIGGSSAASGTLQSATMAKNDLDGDIYIFDTKNLSIGSSCFVLSAAEMIENGETVSNIINHLEEVKKSIKIFFTVDTLDYLQKGGRLSLAKATIGNMLNIKPILSVEEGIVKSVGQVRGKKQVLNKIINTIKENIGNDLSKKRVMLTYGDNELELISFKEKIEEEFEVSKIIVENVSSSICSHTGPGIIGIVCCDI
- a CDS encoding Fur family transcriptional regulator, producing MKFSKQRELILNAVKDNTVHPTADFIYDYLKKDNPNLSLGTVYRNLSQLVNHGYIQKVSMPGLPDRFDANVIEHNHMICDVCGNIQDIHSDILKNIPSAISNELDIEITSCTVILHGICKNCK
- a CDS encoding DegV family protein, translated to MGIKIITDSTSYIPAEYIEKFDIKVVSLNVFMDNESFRELDLDNKTFYTKMDALSEIPKSSQPVPDEMLNVFKSIVENGDSILGIFLSSNMSGTYSSANLIKNMILEDYPNADINIIDSKTNCMQMGFAAIEAARLAIDGKSMDEVIDRTNKVLSNSKFIFSPDTLDYLKKGGRIGSASALLGSILQIKPILTVTDGTTSVFTKVRTRKKAIDKLVSTFFEEIDNKGLGDVIVHHINCEEEGLQLASYLEKKLNTTVKIQSIGPVIGLHVGPGSIGIAFYTNID
- a CDS encoding NADH peroxidase → MKKFVCTVCGYIHEGETAPEICPVCKVGSDKFNEMSGEMVWADEHRIGVAQGIDAEIVEGLRANFVGECTEVGMYLAMSRQADREGFPEVAEAYKRIAFEEAEHAAKFAELLGEVVVADTQANLKARVEAEYGATEGKLKIAKRAKELGLDAIHDTVHEMCKDEARHGKAFLGLLERHFTK
- a CDS encoding metal-dependent transcriptional regulator, which produces MKDLNEFYTFKEYMKDNSLSPNEEDYIEMIYRLKSENENVKIKDLSKALNIKPSSVSNMVRKLQEKNLLTHELYGAINLSDLGEDMGKKFLERHNTIYKFLKLIGLDEYLHEETEKIEHTISLETLVKINNLIDFFQENKEVLEMLKAYQDL
- the trxA gene encoding thioredoxin, whose translation is MAKIINTGNFRGAVEDNQGVVVVDFFATWCGPCKMLAPVFESVSEELNNAKFVKVDIDESLELAQKFGISTVPTMMIFKDGKVVDKLVGFMPKESLKAKVEAHL